The DNA sequence TCCGAAAGCGGTGGAAGCGTTCCACGAAATTGCTAATTCGTTGCACTTGTACCCGCGCGGTGATGCTCCGAAGCTCATTGATGCCATTGCAAAGATGTATGGCGTTTCTACCAACCAGATCGTGATTGGTAACGGTTCCGATGAAATCATCGACATGGTGGGCAAGGCTTTTATCCGCCAGGGCGACAACTGCGTGGGCATTACGCCGACGTTCTCCGTGTACAAGTTTACGACGCTTTCGAACGGTGCCGATTTTATTGGCGTTGGCGAAGGTGACGAAAAGGCAACGCTTGATAAGCTCGCCGCAGCCGTTAACGAAAAGACTCGCGTGGCTTTCATTTGCAACCCGAACAACCCGACCGGCCACTATTACACCGAAGCGGAAATTCGCAGCTTCCTTGCGAAAGTGCCGTCGAACGTTCTCGTGTTCTTGGACGAAGCTTACGCTGAATTTGCAACGGCTGCGGATTATCCGAAGATGGCTCCGCTGCTTTCGGAATACCCGAACTTGTTCCTCAACCGCACATTCAGCAAGATTTACGGTTTGGCCGGGCTCCGTGTGGGTTATGCGATGGCTAGTGTTGAAGTCGTCCGTGCCATGTGGAAAATCAAGCCGCCGTTTGACGTGAACCAGGCTGCTCAGGTGGCTGCCGTGGCAGCGCTTGCCGATACCGCTCACGTCGAAGCGACCCGCAAGAATAACGCTGTTGGCTTTGAGTATTTGAACCGCGAACTTAGTGCGCTCGGTTTCAAGGTGCTCCCGACGCAGGCAAACTTTATTTGCGTGCACATCGGTGAACGTGCTAAGGAACTCGTTTCGTTCTTGGAACAGAACGGTATGATCGTTCGTGGCCTTACGAGCTTTGGCATGCCGGAACACATCCGCATCACGGTCGGCAAGCCCGAAGAAAACGAACTCCTCGTTTCCCTTGTCAAGAAGTGGGTCGGCTAGGAGCTTGCTATGGAAAATCGTGAAATTGCAAAGGCCGGTGTCTCTCCCGAGAATTTGGAACTCTTGAAGATTGCACTCAAGACGGCAGAACTTGCCGAAGAGAACATCCTCAAGTTTTACCAGAACGATGTTGGTGTCGAATGGAAGGCGGACAAGACTCCCGTGACGATTGCTGACAAGGGAACGGAAGAACTCGCCCGCAAATTCTGGGCAAAGGAAACTCCCGGCTTTGGCGTCATTGGCGAAGAATTCGGCATTGAAAGCCCGGATGCGGAATACCAGTGGGTGATTGACCCGATTGACGGAACAAAATCGTTTATTCACGGAGTGCCTTTGTTCGGAACGCTGATTGCGCTTTATCGCAAAAACGTTCCGATTGCAAGCGTAATCCGATTGCCGGCAATGAAGAGCGCTGTGTGGGCGGTGAATGGCGGCGGCGCTTTCTTGGACGGTCGCGAAGTTCGCGCTTCGAAGGTGTCGCAGTTGAGCGATGCGCTTGTGCTTTCGGGAACGGTCAATACGATGGAAGACAAGGGCTTTGGCGAAGGCTTTACGAAGCTGCGCCGCAGCGCTCGTTTGCACCGAGGCTGGGGCGATTGCTACGGCTATTACCTCGTGGCTGCTGGCCGTGCCGAAATCATGGTGGATCCGGTTGTTTCGCTGTGGGACATTGCTCCGTTCCCGCTTTTGATGAAGGAAGCGGGCGGTAAGTTCAGTACCATTGACGGTAAGACGGAACTCTTTGACGCAAACGGCAAGCCGACGGCTCCGATTTACGAAGGCTTCACGAGCATCGCGACGAACGGCCTGTTGCACGATACTGCACTGGATTTCCTTACACGTCGTTCTGAAGGCTGAAAGCCTGAAGAATCCAGTTAAGTTAAGTAATTACAAGATTTGACTGGATGGGGCAAGCCCCAACTCTTTGGCTCGGTTATGCCCATGTAAGCATGGTCGCAACACTCGCCTTTTAAGTAGTCTTCCACCTTCGGTGTCAGGATGACAATGTGTGTGACTTTACTGGATCCCTCACGAGAGGGTGGTGCCCGCTCGGTGGCGGGCATGACAAGCTGTTTACCACATTGTTGTATAGCTTACTGAATCAGGGACGAACGTGAACGTTATCGTCCCTTTTTTTGCGGTGTTGATGTAGGGGATGTGGAGCGAATCGAGGCGGTCGGTCACTTGCTTGTGCGGGTGTCGGAACTTGTTCTTGCGACCGCTTGGGATGATGGCGTACATGGGGGAGACGGCTGTCACGAACGGCACGCTGCTGGATGTTTTGGAGCCGTGATGCCCAAGCTTTAGCACGTCGCTTTTCAGATAAGCGTCTGTTTTCATGATTTCTTTTTCGCCTTTGACGGTGAGGTCACCGGTGAGGACGGCGGAATGCCCGAACCCTTTGAGCCGAAGCGTGATGCTCCCTTCGTTCGCTTCAACGCAGACATCGTTTCGCGGGTGGATCGTCCGCATTTCAAAGTATTTCTCTTTCCACAGGATGCCGCGATGGATGTTGCGGATGGGGATGTTTCTTTTGCGGGCTTCGCTGAGGACTTGTTGCCAGTCGGGTTTGCTTTCTTTCATAGAACAATCGCTTGCCCAGAGTTCCTTGATGGGAAACATTTTCAAGAGCGAAAGCGCTCCGCCGAAATGGTCCTTGTCGGGATGCGTGATGATGAGTGCGTCGAGCTTGCTTACGCCAATGTGGTGTAAAAATGGTACGATGATGTCTTTGCCGGAATCTTGACGACTGTTGTCGCCTGCGTCCACGAGAAAATACCTGCCGGATGGCGCCTTGATGAGATGGCTGTCGCCTTGTCCGACGTCAATAGTCGTGAGCGTCCAAGACGGATGCCGTATTTCTTGGTAAGCTTCAAATGCGAACGAGGCTGAGGCGGCTAAAATGCATAAAAACATGTACTTGCGGGCGATGTAATTCTTGTAGCAAACCGGCAAAAGTAAAATCAGGATTCCGAGCGCAAGCAGAACCGCAGGTGGGAACGGCCCGACTGTCATCGATGCGGCTGCGCAGTCCGAGAGGATGCGCGTCAATAGCGATGCCAACCGCAAAAAGAATCTCGCGGCGGCGCAGAATGTTCCGCAGATAAAGTCTACGGGCGAAAGCTGTGCAAAAAGCCCCGCCTGCATGCCAAGCGAAATCGCAGGCACGATGATTAGATTCCCGAACCATGCGAACGGCGAAAGCGTCTTGAAATGGTGGATGAGGAATGGCGCTGTGGCGAGTGTTGCGCAGAGCGTGACGTAAGTCGGGTCAATTGCGAATGATTGAATCTTTTGCCAAAGTTTATTTTGCTTGAAACTGTCGGGCAAAAGCTTTGTCGGGTTGTGCGGTGTGCCGATGATTATCCCTGCGGTGGCGGCAAAAGAAAGCTGGAATCCCGGATTCCATATGACGCTTGGCTCTGGCAAAATGATCAGCAATAGTGCAACGCCCAGACTGTTGAGCGTATTTGCGGGTTTCCCGAATAAAGTGCCGATTTGCGGGATGACAAACATCATGACGGCGCGGCGCACGGCTGGCGAGCCTCCCGTAACGGGAACGTAAATGGTGAGAAGAATTGAAGCAATGATAGTTACGATTTTATGTGGAATCCCGGTCGCTTTCAGGAAAATCATGAGCATTCCCGCAAGCAAGACGACGTGAAAACCGCTAATCGCAAGTACATGCACAAGTCCCGACCGCTGAAAATCGCTCCGCAGCACTTCTGGAATCCCCGAGCGGTCGCCCGCCAATAGCCCCATCAAGAGTCCCGTTTCGGCTGGATCGAGGAACTTTGCGAATCTCGCCTGCATAAATTGCCGAAACTTAAAAAAGCTCCGTTCGAAAGTCCAATCACCGGGGTACGCTTCCCAATGCTTAAATTTGCCATAAGCGGCCAAATTTTGCGATTTTAGCCAGTTTTGCGTGTCAAATGCGCCGGGTACGCTCGGCGGCGTCACGGGGTACCATGACGCTTCAAAACAGATGGAATCTCCAGGCAGGGGGAGGTCCGGGAGGTTTCTTTTTTCTGTCAGGCGTACTTTATACTCCCCGCGCGCATTCTTGCGAACCGTTTCCTCGGCATTTGCTGAAACATTGATGATAAACGCCGTCCCTTTGGGCCGTGGGAGCCTAGATTCGACTTTCCCGCACCCGAAATTGCTTATGGCATCATTTTTGCGAACCTCATAAGACCGCTCGGTTAATACCGGGCGTTTGTTGCTCACAAATTGCTCGTTCGATAGCTCAAAAATCCCCGGAATCCCCTCGTGGGCGACAATTCCTGCGGCTATGGAGATGAATATGACCCATTGGATGCGTTTTCTGAATAAATGCGTCGAAAAAAGCAGTGCTCCTAGTAGAAAAAATGCGTATTCGGGCTTGTCGATGGATACTAACGTGATGACGGTCGCTGTTGCGCTCACTAGGGCCGGTTTCCCATTTAGCGGGGCTAAAAGATCCCTAAATGTGATAAATATTTTTTCTTTGATATTTTTTTTCATTTTATGATTTCTTTTGTATTTTAAGTGGGTGTCTGTTTCTTATACACGCATTTGAGGAGAATTTGGGTCCGCTTTTTATGAAAAATGTTTGTAAAAAAATGTGGGTTTTGGCGCTTTTTTGCATTTTGTGGACAAGCTTTTTTACATCATGTTCAGACACTGTTGGTGCCGATGGTGACGTGACGTTACCTCCGAAAAACCTTACGATTGTACATAAGCTTTATCCAAACGACTTGGCGAAAAATGATTCTGCTGCGGCAAATCTCGCTTTTGGAGTAATGCTTGTCGTTCATCCTAAAGCGTCTTATACTCTATCGTTTGATATTGATTCTACGCAACCGGCTCCGGAATTGCAGTTGTTCCGTACTTTTGATATAAACGATTCTGATGGGCGTGTCGGCTATAACAAGGTGCGTACGTTATTGCCGGAGATTGTCGGGAATCGCTATGTCTATTCTTTTGTTTGCGAAGAAAATAAAATGTCGATATGGTTTACGACACTGGGCGTTGATGGAAATTATTATGAAGGTAAAATCAATAATATAAGCTTTAATGGTACTGGCACGTATAGCGATCATTTTTCTATTAATTTGATTGTTGTTGGTGCCATGGAAAAAACGTGTGACGGGAAAAATGTCGATGAACTTTCCCGCTACATGCTAGATCTTTTTCGCGAAAAGTATTACGGTGTAACCATTGATACTCTTTATGTGCGTTATGCGCATGAACATCCAACGTTGGGGAGTAAATATCCGGCGGATAGGCCCTGGGTCGCTGGTGAAAGTTCCGAAGACACGTTCCTGAGTGAACTGGCGGGGTGGCCCGAAGACAATCTTCGCAATTCGCTGAATGTTATTTTGGTGCATAGCATTGGGGAAAATGAAATTATGGGTTTTGCCCGCTTGTTCTCGGGCGTTCTTGGCGCAGGAAAGGAAAATTCTGTTGTGATTGGTGCGCATGTCAGAAAGTCGTTGAATGAACTGGAACTTCTTTCGTCCTATAACATTGTGATGACTGCCGTTCACGAGACGGGACATTTCTTTGGGCTAAGGCATACGTCGGCAACGCGGCGTGATTTGAAGGGCGATATGTCAAACATCGAAGATGGGCTGACGGATACTCCGTTCTGTGGGTATTTCTTGACGAGTACTCTTTATAAGCAGTCTGGGCGTTCTGATTTTGTTTCCAGTGGTTGCCGTGAAAATTGCGCCATTTCGAGAAACGATCCGATTTATGCTTGTCCGGATTTAGATAATATTATGTTCCCTGTGACGGTTGACTGTAATGAGGGCGCCTCGTTTACGAACCAGCAGATGGAAATAATTCGATCTTCCTTGATGATTTTCCCGCACTAAAAAGATGAAAGCTTCTCAATTTTCCGAAAATGCGCAATTGATTGCGTTTGTGTTGCAGAAAGGGTCTGAATGGGACCCGAAAGTAATTGAACTTCTTGAAAAAACTTGGGGACCGATCCGCCATAAGGGTCGTCTTTTTGCGTTTGACAAGACGGATTACTACAAGCCTGAAATGGGCGATGACCTTTATCGTGGGGTCGTTTCTTTTGAAAAGGAAATCCCGCCAGAGACGATTGCAGAAGAAAAGGAACGCAGCAATGCGCTAGAACTTACGACCGCTTCGGCTGAAGCTCCTGAACTTCGCCATGTAAACATTGACATTGGCTACATGGACATGGACAAGGTGGTGCTGCCAAGTTATAAGCGTGGACCGTTCAAGCTTTATGCGGGCAAGGGCGTGTGGCTCGACATGCTTTTAACATACGCCAAGGGCGTTTTCCACCCGACGGCATGGGCTTTTGATGATTTTGTACGGAATCCCTACCAGCACGATTTGCAGCTGATACGCGAAAAGTTCAAAAAAGCGCGTAAGGGATAATTCGGAATTAGGAACAATCGCTCAATATCGCTTGATTCCCTCCCTTTGGTCGAGAAGGACGATTCTCTAAGTCTAAATCTTTTTATATTGCATATTGATGAATAAGAAGCATTTACTCCTTGGTCTTTTGACCACCTCGCTTATTGCGTGTTATTCCCCCGATCCGTTCGAGGCTGAATCATTGAATAGTTCTGGTTCCAGTGTGGAATCGGAAATTGGAAAGGTTTACCCGGTGGATGGCGATGCCAAAGATGGAGAGCAAACTTGCAATCCCTCTGTGAGCAATGATCCCGTAAAATTCCCGGCGTCGATGCTGTGGCTCAACTTCGGTAAAATCAACGTGGGAAAGCATGATTCTCACTATAGCGTAGAAAAAGTAAGTGTGCATGACCGCTTAACGGTTTCGGATACGGCTAACGATGTGAAGTGGTACTTGATGCGCGATGTATCCAAAGGCGAATGCGAGTTCCAGGACCCTGAATGGAGTACGCATGCTGATTATATCGTCGCCTTGCGTGGTTATGATGTCAATGGCAGCAAGGCCTGCGAAGATCTGGACTACGGGATTTTTGCCGTTCGCACGTCGGATAAGGAAAAATTCTGGTTCTATGAAAAGAAGATTATTGGAGAAGCGACACCGCATGTGTGGGTTGATCCTATGGCGGAAGCTCCTGAAGATGGCGATGATTCAACGATTGAAGGTTTCTTTGGTACAAAAAATGTGCACCTCACCTACATTGAGGGGGAACAATATCCGCAAAGGAAAATCGTGTTCGTTGATTATGCGAACGGAGGCAAGGCCGTTAGGCTGAAAAAGCCGTCTGATCGCGAGAACTGGAATATTGATAGCCCACTGATTTCGCCGGATGGAAAGTTTGTCGTCTATAACATGAAAAAGAGCGAAAACACCTGGGAAGCCTATGTGCAGGAACTTTCCGAGAATTCTAAAGCTGTAAAGATTGAATTGACGAAGGACATGATGTCTGAGCCGGCACAGCCGCATTGGTTCCAGTTTAATGGTCGGCTCTTTGTTTTGTGGGCAGAGTTCCCGCAGAGTTCGGAAATGCAGATGCTGAATAAGCACAAGCTGAATGAAGCATCGAGCCAGGATGGTTCTGTCGGACGTACGGTGATGCGCGAGATCCGCTTGAATGCGGGGGCGCCTGCTGACCTTGCCGTGGAATGGGTCGGAAATAATATCGAGATTGCGCCTGTGCCAATGACGGGTGGCCGCTCTCCTGATGGCAAGTTCCTGGCGACTGGCACAAACAATGCCTATTTGATTAAGCTTCCGTGAGGTCCGACATGAAAAAGAATTTATTGGTTGAAGGCTCTTCTTTAGTCGCGCTTGTTGCGGTTGCTTTTTATGCAGGCTTTAATTCTCCTGTGACGCCTGCGACTCCGTGGCAGTCCATTGGCGGTTGCGGTGCGGGTGGATCTGGAGGTGGCTCTGGCGATGGCATTAAGTGGATTGGCCAAGGCGTTTCTGGCGGCTATCTTGAAGCCGAGGTCTTTACGAAGTACAATGTTGGGCAGAACTTCTCGGCACTTTCTGTAAATCCGCATTTTTCGATTAAGCCGACCTGGGATACGAAGCTTGGTGTTTCTATTCCGCTTGTGAGCCATCAGGGCGAAGTACAGTACCGTAGTAACCAGGCTCCGACAGACCGCAGTACGGGTGGCCTTGGCGATATCTCGTTTGACTTTTCGAAGACGATCGGCAGTGGCGGTGCGGCTTCACTTTCGGCATCGCTCACGATTCCGACTGGGCAGTACGATATCAAGCGCGGTACGGATAATTCAAAAGAAATCTTGCCGAGCAGCTTCCAGAAAGGTAGCGGGCTTTATTCGCTTACTCTTGGATGGGATTACAGCCGCGATACGGACAAGGGTATTTGGCTTTATAGCCTGAGCTACACGCACCCGTTTGCAATGCACTTGTTCTCGGGGAAAAACGAGTTTAACGACAGCTACTGGAAGAATATCAAAAAACACGGAGATCGCTTCAAATACCGCTTTAAACCGTATGGAGAGAATGACCTCGGCGCATTTACGCCTCCGTCCGTTGGCGGCTCGGTGGCTTACGGTTATCGCGGCCGTACCGGCATTGTGCAGTCGTTCGGTTTGAACTTCTCTGTTCCGCTTGGCGTGGCCTGGATTCCTTCTGAAACGGAGGGCGTCTATGACCCGAAGCCGGACCCGGATCACCAGGCTTGGTCGTTCTCACTTGTGTATGGCATTGAGTTCTCGAATCCGGATTTCCCGGTGTTCCTTGCGCTTTCGTTGCCGATTCACGACAAGGCAGGTGGCGCTAATGCCAAGAATGAATACGATGAAAGTCCTATGAAAAAGTGGAACGCTCCGGACTGGAAAGATATTGGCCAGCAGTGGACGATTGCCGTCGGCGTTAAGGGAAGCTTCTTTTAGTTAGTAGACAGTAGGCAGTAGTCGGTAGGAAGTTTTATAATCGCGGCTGCGCCGCCTGACTTGGTTCGCTGCGCTTGGGCTATTGCTCATACCTCAAAGGCACGGAGTGCCGACCCCATACCTCGAAGCACCGTAGGTGCGACCTGTTATGCCCTGGGGTGAGTCTTCTTGAAGGCTTGCTTGAGGCGTTCTGCGTTTACATGCGTGTAGATCTGCGTGGTGGAAATGTTTGAATGTCCGAGCATTTCCTTGACACTCATGATTTCGGCGCCGTTTTCTAGCAGGTGCGTTGCGAAACTGTGGCGCAGTACGTGCGGGCTTGCCTTGCCTTCCCAGCCGATTTCGCGGAGCAGGTCGTGGATATCGTTGCGTAATGTGCGGATCCCAAACGGTTTGCCGTCTTCGCTCAGGAATACAAAGCTTGTGGCGCCTGGGGCGTGTCCTGCATTGATCTCTGCCGCCCTGAATTTTTCGAGCCAGGAAATGAGCGAATCTGTAATGGGGACGATGCGTTCCTTGTTTCCTTTACCGATCACGCGGACAAGCTTTTCTTTTATCTGTAACTGATTCCAGCAGAGGCTTTGGCATTCTGAAATTCGCAGCCCTGAACCGTAAATGAGTTCGAGCAGGAGGCGGGCGCGGACTTGCTTTAATGACGGATTCTCGGGGAGTTCCGGGAATTTTTCTTCGGCGAGATCTTTCTGTCCGAGAAAGGAAACGAGACGCTTGGGACGCTTGGGCATGGGGATTGCTTCTGCAGGATTTTTTTGCAATACCATGGAACGTACGAGGTACTTGCCAAAGCTTTTTAATGCGGCCAGGTGCTCGCAGATGCTTGTGGGTGCTAGTTTCTGCTTGATTTTCAGGTCCCAGACAAAAGCCTTGATGTTCATTTCGGAAAATGCTTCGAGCGGTGATGCGCCTTGTTGCGCATTTGGATCGGGGGACTTGTTTTCTGCCAGTGATGTGATATATTTTTCGAGTGATTTCCGGTAGGTTTCGACCGTTCTTTCGGAGTACCTGCGCTGTGTTTGCAGGTATAACAGGAAATTTTTGATGTATTCGTCTAAAAGCATTGTTCTTCGCTGTTGTCAAAAAGAAAAATAATCTATCTTAGTTGACACCAAATGTCTTTTTTGAAAAAAAATATATCTCTTCGGATTTGTTTTCTTGCCTGTGCGCTTGTGCCGGCGGTTTTTGCCGCTGACCGCGTTGTTGGGGCGAATGCGACTCTTGATGTTGAACCGGGTGCACGTTCTGCGGCGCTGGGTTCGGCGACCCTTGCTGTCGAGGGCGACTATCTTGGACTTACGACTAATGCGTATCAGCTTTCCCAGGCTAAGTATATGTGGGCCTCGTTCTCGCATACGGCTTATTACGAGGATACCAAGTACGATTATGCGTCTATGGTGATTCCTCTTCCTGGTAACCAGGGATTGGGTGTTGCGTTTTCAAGATTTGGTGCGGATGACATCCCGTATATCAAGGATGGCGAACCGTTACCCGAGGGTTCGAATTACAATACTCTTTCTATAGCTGACTGGGTGGTTTCGGCGGCCTGGGGGCGTCGCATCATGGACCGACTGGACTTGGGTGTTGCGTTTCACGTGCTGTACCGCGATATGGACCAGAGTGGCTGGGGCTTCCGCGGCGATGCTAGCGCCCGCTATCGGATCAAGGACGATTTTTATGTATCTGGTCTATTGAAAGGTTGGACTTCGTCGGCTGCAACCTGGGATTCTGGCGAGTTTGAATATTCTGCGCCTGAATTTTATCTGGCTTTGAGCTATGGCCTACCTGTGGAATACTTGTATGGCAAGTTCAATTTCTATTGGCAGAGTGCAGGCTTGTTCCATCGCGAGGCGAGAGACCTGGATCTGGATACCGATACTAAAGGCAAGCGCATTTGGGAAAATCCTATCGACTGGCTATCCGGTGGCCGTGGTGGTGTTGAATTTTCTTTTGACTTTGGACTTAAGTTGCGCGTTGGCCTTAGCAGCTTCACGACGTTCAAGAGTGTAACGGCGGGTGCTGGTCTTACAATTGCGAACTTCCTTGTTGTGGACTATGCATTTGAATCTCATCCGGTTTTTTCTCCGGTGCATCGCGTGAGCGTAAGCTTTAGCCCGTACCTCTTTGGACACAAGCCTAGAGAACAGGGGCACTTGGACAAGGCTGCTGCATCAAGGAAACTTGTCACTGAAGAACCAGAAGAGCTGCCTACAGAAGAATTTGTGGAAGAGAGTATCCAGAAATCTGTTGCTCCGACAGCTCCGGTGGAACCTCCGGCTGAAACGATTGTTCCTGCGGCGCAGGCGACGGCTGCTGAATCTGTGTCTTCGGACGCACCTACAGCTCCTTCAGCTTCGGAAACGCCTGAAACTCCGGCTCCTGCGGTTACGCCTGCTCACCCAGCTGCGATTGTAGAAACGGATGACGAAATTCTGGAATAGAGGGCTACAAGATGGGAAATGTAAAGAGTGTGGGTTTGTTTCTTTTGCTTCCGGCACCACTCAATCCGATTGGGGCTTTTGACGCGGAAACCTTTAAGGCGGATTTCCGCGCTGCGGTTGCTGCAAATTCAAAAGCGAAGTTTATAGGAGTAGACTTATCGGGCCTTGATTTTGTCTATAGCGATGCCTACAACGCTTTTATGCAGTTCCATCAGGAGCTTTCAAAGCGCAAGGGCGCCTTTGCGGTTCTTGCCGATAAGGAATCGCTTGCCAAGAGCTTGAGAAAAGTGGGGCTTGAACGGTTCATTCGCATCTTCGGGAGTGTTGATGAAATGGCTGCGTACACTCCGGTTGATCAAAAGAATCCGACAGCAGTTGTTGATGAACCTGCAAAGCATGTAGAGGAGGCTTCTTCGCCGACGAGTGCATCGCAAGTTGAATCTCCGGTTCACCAGGCTCCGGCGGTAGACCCGAAAGTCATGGATAAGAATCCGCTTGTTGATGAATCGTCGTCTTCAAAGGGTTCCTGCATTGCGGTACTTGTCCTTTTGCTGGTTGTTGTCGCTGTTGTTTCCTATTTAGTTTTGTAATCGATGGCTGTAGAATTTTCTGAGTATCAAGGGAAAAAAAGAAAACCGCGGGAACATGGTAAATTCCCGCTGATAAGGATTGTCCTTGTCTTTACGTTGATTGTGGTTGCCTATACGAATGGGTGGTTTCACAAACTAGTGGAGCTGCTTCCGCTTCCAGGGAATGAAGAACCTGTGGCGCCTACGGTTGAGGAATGGATTGCGGGATGCACGTTGTATGACGGAACTCCCTTTGAACTCAAGAAAGAATATGCGCAATGTTCCTGGATTGTTACGGATTCTTTGGCGCTTCCCAATTCGTTCTTGCGCTATGTCAAGAACTTAGCCAGTGATGGTTCCAAAATCCATTGGGTCGCTTCTAAAAAGGATTTTGGCGATGCACTTCTTGTCGTCCTTGAGGATTCTACCCGCAACGTCTATTTGCATATGACCCGCGAGGATTCTTCGAAGGTCTGGGTTTCAAGCAAAACTGGATGCCTTTTCCCGGGACCGTGTCCGCATGTACCTCTGGGATGGTCGGCGCTTGCGATTGTAGACAACTTTGACTTTGAAGGTATGGAACAGCTGCTTTCTGCGGATGTCTTTACTGGACTTGGCGAAGCTCCGATCTATCCTGTGCTTCCTGGTGTTGTGCTGGAAGCGGGGCGTGATTCTCTTGGGAATTTTGTTGAGCTTAATCATGGTAACGGGATTACTTCGCGCATGTTTGGCATTGGTTCATGGAAGATGGCGCCGACGGTTGGCAAGGTGCTTGGTGTCAAGGATGCGGTGGGCCGCCTTTCGCCACAGGATAGCTCCACGTTCTTTTTGACTGTTCGTCAAAATGGCTTGTTCGTGCGTTGGAAGGATTTTTACAAATCAACGCATCCGGTGGATTCAACCCAAATTGCTATATTCAAAAAGAATCTGCCTTTTTGAGTGAGTCTGTATGAAGCGTAAATCCGCAGTGCTTAAATTCCCCTTTTGCTTGCTTTTCTTTTTGGCGCCTTTGTTTACTAGCTTTTTGTCTTCGTGCGCACAGGATGGCGATGGTCCGCTTGACGTGATGCCGAACGGAAAGGCTGTAGAAGGTAAAGGCTATTTCCTGGAAGCGACGCTTGATTCTGGCAAGGCCATTCACTTGATCTCGGATACGCTTTATGTTACGTTATCTCAAATATGGTCTTTTTCGAATTGCTCGTTGACGTCGATCGATTTGAAATATTCCTTTGTAGATTCTGTTCTTGTCATTTCTCCAACAGTACAGATAAAGGTGAACTCGGATGATTGCCCTGCTCCGATGTATCGTCCTGATTCGACGTTTAAGATGCTGATGGATAAGGACATTCCTTCTAAGATTACAGAAATTGTCGTGAAAAATGATGTGGATTCACTTTTAGATTCCATTATGCTTCGCCGGGGAAAATTTGTGCGGGATACCTTTAGCATTTTTGTGGATTCCGCATTTGGTGAACCGGGGCAGTTTCCGTTAAGGACGAAAGGATCCCCTTCGATTTTGCGCGTACTGGATTCGATTACACCGCAAAAGTTTTTCTGGCGTACACTTCGCGCAAACTGCGCCATGCGCGTAGATATGTGTGATTCCGTTGTCGCCGATACTATTTATCCTGGACAGTGGATTGCTGATGATACGGTGCTTGTGCCGGTGCGTCGTGCTTGTGCCTTTGAAGATTCAACGTATTGCCTGGAAGCAAAGTGGGAATATGATTCTACCGCTCTTGGCAAGGTGAATGAACGCCTTGATACGGTTTGGCATACGAGCTTGTATTACATAGAGAATATTCCTTCGTGTGGACAGATCAGCGAATTTTCGCATACGGGATTTATCCTTGGTCAAAACATGGTGTTTTGGCGCGAACTTTTTGAGCCGGATGAAAGTGAACTCTCCTGTGGCCCTTCGACAA is a window from the Fibrobacter sp. UWB4 genome containing:
- the hisN gene encoding histidinol-phosphatase, which translates into the protein MENREIAKAGVSPENLELLKIALKTAELAEENILKFYQNDVGVEWKADKTPVTIADKGTEELARKFWAKETPGFGVIGEEFGIESPDAEYQWVIDPIDGTKSFIHGVPLFGTLIALYRKNVPIASVIRLPAMKSAVWAVNGGGAFLDGREVRASKVSQLSDALVLSGTVNTMEDKGFGEGFTKLRRSARLHRGWGDCYGYYLVAAGRAEIMVDPVVSLWDIAPFPLLMKEAGGKFSTIDGKTELFDANGKPTAPIYEGFTSIATNGLLHDTALDFLTRRSEG
- a CDS encoding tyrosine-type recombinase/integrase, translating into MLLDEYIKNFLLYLQTQRRYSERTVETYRKSLEKYITSLAENKSPDPNAQQGASPLEAFSEMNIKAFVWDLKIKQKLAPTSICEHLAALKSFGKYLVRSMVLQKNPAEAIPMPKRPKRLVSFLGQKDLAEEKFPELPENPSLKQVRARLLLELIYGSGLRISECQSLCWNQLQIKEKLVRVIGKGNKERIVPITDSLISWLEKFRAAEINAGHAPGATSFVFLSEDGKPFGIRTLRNDIHDLLREIGWEGKASPHVLRHSFATHLLENGAEIMSVKEMLGHSNISTTQIYTHVNAERLKQAFKKTHPRA
- a CDS encoding DUF4416 family protein, which gives rise to MKASQFSENAQLIAFVLQKGSEWDPKVIELLEKTWGPIRHKGRLFAFDKTDYYKPEMGDDLYRGVVSFEKEIPPETIAEEKERSNALELTTASAEAPELRHVNIDIGYMDMDKVVLPSYKRGPFKLYAGKGVWLDMLLTYAKGVFHPTAWAFDDFVRNPYQHDLQLIREKFKKARKG
- a CDS encoding DNA internalization-related competence protein ComEC/Rec2 — protein: MSATATVITLVSIDKPEYAFFLLGALLFSTHLFRKRIQWVIFISIAAGIVAHEGIPGIFELSNEQFVSNKRPVLTERSYEVRKNDAISNFGCGKVESRLPRPKGTAFIINVSANAEETVRKNARGEYKVRLTEKRNLPDLPLPGDSICFEASWYPVTPPSVPGAFDTQNWLKSQNLAAYGKFKHWEAYPGDWTFERSFFKFRQFMQARFAKFLDPAETGLLMGLLAGDRSGIPEVLRSDFQRSGLVHVLAISGFHVVLLAGMLMIFLKATGIPHKIVTIIASILLTIYVPVTGGSPAVRRAVMMFVIPQIGTLFGKPANTLNSLGVALLLIILPEPSVIWNPGFQLSFAATAGIIIGTPHNPTKLLPDSFKQNKLWQKIQSFAIDPTYVTLCATLATAPFLIHHFKTLSPFAWFGNLIIVPAISLGMQAGLFAQLSPVDFICGTFCAAARFFLRLASLLTRILSDCAAASMTVGPFPPAVLLALGILILLLPVCYKNYIARKYMFLCILAASASFAFEAYQEIRHPSWTLTTIDVGQGDSHLIKAPSGRYFLVDAGDNSRQDSGKDIIVPFLHHIGVSKLDALIITHPDKDHFGGALSLLKMFPIKELWASDCSMKESKPDWQQVLSEARKRNIPIRNIHRGILWKEKYFEMRTIHPRNDVCVEANEGSITLRLKGFGHSAVLTGDLTVKGEKEIMKTDAYLKSDVLKLGHHGSKTSSSVPFVTAVSPMYAIIPSGRKNKFRHPHKQVTDRLDSLHIPYINTAKKGTITFTFVPDSVSYTTMW
- the hisC gene encoding histidinol-phosphate transaminase, coding for MEVFVVEPRPELSKLSDYVPGKSIDEIRERYGLKNVVKLASNENPLGASPKAVEAFHEIANSLHLYPRGDAPKLIDAIAKMYGVSTNQIVIGNGSDEIIDMVGKAFIRQGDNCVGITPTFSVYKFTTLSNGADFIGVGEGDEKATLDKLAAAVNEKTRVAFICNPNNPTGHYYTEAEIRSFLAKVPSNVLVFLDEAYAEFATAADYPKMAPLLSEYPNLFLNRTFSKIYGLAGLRVGYAMASVEVVRAMWKIKPPFDVNQAAQVAAVAALADTAHVEATRKNNAVGFEYLNRELSALGFKVLPTQANFICVHIGERAKELVSFLEQNGMIVRGLTSFGMPEHIRITVGKPEENELLVSLVKKWVG